One Planctomycetota bacterium DNA segment encodes these proteins:
- a CDS encoding ATP-dependent 6-phosphofructokinase: protein MTRKTGRKSPRRKTATRRRTPLRVGVLTGGGDCPGLNAVIRAVAKTLLHEHGAQVVGFLDGYEGLVLDRTRRLPWQAVSNILTLGGTILGTSNKADPFAWAETSRGKVTRRDRSADTLAVFEKHRLDGLVVIGGDGSMSIAGRLAALGLPIVGVPKTIDNDVRGTEQTFGFQTAVNIATEALDRLHTTAGAHHRVMVAEVMGRYAGWLALHAGLAGGADVILIPEIPFRWEAVADVCRQRYRRGKRFSIVCVAEGAKPEGGQPVVRCRVETSTDPVRLGGIGRLVADTVERMTEIESRATVLGYVQRGGTPSPFDRVFATRLGHRAAELVGAGSWGRMASWQKGRITDIAIEEASRGPRLVPPDDPLLAVARSIGTSFGR, encoded by the coding sequence ATGACCAGGAAGACCGGACGCAAGAGCCCCAGGCGGAAAACCGCGACGCGCCGCCGGACGCCGCTCCGCGTCGGCGTCCTGACGGGCGGCGGCGACTGCCCCGGCCTCAATGCCGTCATCCGCGCCGTCGCCAAAACCCTCCTCCACGAGCACGGCGCCCAGGTCGTCGGTTTCCTTGACGGCTACGAAGGGCTCGTCCTCGACCGCACGCGCCGACTCCCGTGGCAGGCCGTCTCCAACATCCTGACGCTCGGGGGGACGATCCTCGGCACGAGCAACAAGGCCGACCCCTTCGCCTGGGCCGAGACGAGCCGCGGTAAAGTGACCAGGCGCGACCGCTCCGCCGACACCCTCGCCGTCTTCGAGAAACACCGCCTCGACGGCCTGGTGGTGATCGGGGGCGACGGCTCGATGAGCATCGCGGGTCGGCTGGCCGCCCTGGGCCTGCCGATCGTCGGCGTCCCGAAGACGATCGACAACGACGTCCGCGGGACGGAACAGACGTTCGGGTTCCAGACGGCGGTCAACATTGCCACGGAGGCGCTCGACCGTCTGCACACGACGGCCGGCGCCCATCACCGCGTCATGGTGGCCGAGGTCATGGGCCGATACGCCGGCTGGCTCGCGCTGCACGCAGGGCTGGCCGGCGGCGCCGACGTCATTCTCATCCCGGAGATTCCGTTCCGGTGGGAGGCCGTCGCCGACGTCTGCCGCCAACGCTATCGGCGCGGCAAACGGTTCAGCATCGTCTGCGTCGCCGAGGGCGCGAAACCCGAAGGCGGCCAGCCCGTCGTCCGCTGCCGCGTCGAGACGAGCACCGACCCGGTCCGCCTCGGCGGCATCGGGCGCCTCGTCGCCGACACCGTCGAACGGATGACCGAAATCGAATCGCGCGCGACGGTTCTGGGGTATGTCCAGCGCGGCGGGACGCCCTCGCCCTTCGACCGCGTCTTCGCGACGCGCCTGGGGCACCGCGCGGCCGAGTTGGTCGGCGCCGGCTCATGGGGCCGCATGGCCTCGTGGCAAAAGGGGCGCATCACGGACATCGCGATAGAGGAAGCCTCGCGCGGACCGCGACTGGTGCCTCCCGATGACCCGCTCCTGGCGGTCGCGCGCAGCATCGGGACGAGTTTCGGCCGGTAG